The following nucleotide sequence is from Alphaproteobacteria bacterium.
CGGCGCTTTATCGATGAGGCAGCCGCGTCATCCGCGGCCCACCTGTCAGGGTAGTAGTAGGGCATCATCTCCGCCTGAAGCGTGTTCGTCAGATAGATAAGCCACTTGTAGAAGTGGGCGCGCTCGTTGCTGCCGATCTCGGGCGCCAGACCAGCGCTCGGGTGACGGTCGCAAAGATGAAGGCAGATCGCCGCCGCCTCGTAGAGTACGAGGTCGCCCTCGACAAGTGTGGGGATTCGGCCGTGGGGGTTGAGCCTCAAATACTTGGGCGCCTTTTGGGCGTTCTTCGCCCGATCCAAAAATATCAGTTGGAAGGGTGCGCCGATCTCCTCGAGCACCATGTGCGGCGCCAAACTCGCGAAGTTGGGATAGTAATAGAGCTGATACATCGTGAAGAACTCCGCTTGCGCTGACCGGCAGCCACCGAGGGACGCGGCACGATAATCATCGGAACATTGACGAGCAAGCGCATCACCGCGACGCGGATGGAGCAGCGTTCGCTCGCTCCCGCAGTCGCTGGATCAGTTTTGGGAGCACTTCCACGCGAATAGCGTCCAGAGATTCGGCGAGACGCTCCACGGCCGCCTTGTCCTGGTTCTCCGTCAGACGATCGATCTTCCCAGCCACGAGCCGCTCCGACATGATCGCCAAGCGCTTCCAGTTTCCGGCAAAGCCGTGCCGCTGGTGCCAATCGTATTGCGCCCTCAACAAATCGAGAACGGCCTTTTCAACCTGCTCGACGAAACGGTCCGCATCGTCCATCGCATCCCCCCGAAAATCGCACATGGTTGAGTGCGCACCCTACCACGAAAATAGTGCTGCCGAATGCGCTTTTCGACAAATGCGGCCATCGGTCGGGCCGGCCGTTTGCGCGCTTTTGACGGTCCGCTCATACGGCATCACGAAGCGGGCCGGATGGCGACCGCTGAAATCAGGAAAATATAAAATTGCTACCTTAAGGTTTTTCCCATCACTGGAACGTGAGTTCAATTCCACATCATTTGATACTGGGGGCGGTTGGCTCCGCTCCGGGGAGACTGATAAGAATGTCCGCAGTCAACATCGGAGGTCAAAGTCATGTCGATCCGCGAGCTCACCAGCAATGAGTTTTCTCTCGTCAGTGGCGGTGCGGGAAAGGGCGGGAGCGAAGGCGCACCTTCACCGACACCGACACCCGCACCCTCACCCGTCTACTGCAGCCCCTACAATGGCATGTGTGTATCCGTCGACCCGAGTTGGATGCCGGAAAATCCTGCCCGCGGACTTGTGAAGCTTGTCGTTGATTCTTGGGTTTCGTTCTTCCGTAACGTGTTGTAACCGAGTCCACTATGCGCTGACGTCGGGCGCGATCGTGCCCCATTCGGGGTGGGGAGCGGCGCGAGGCCAAGCGATCGCGCGCCGATCCGCAGCCTCTATCGCCAACGGCGCGACAACCTGATCCAGCACGGAGCACCGGGTGCGGCCATACCGGCTCCGGGATTTCCATTGGAACAACCTGACATCGACAGCGGCGAAGACGACAAATAAGCGCCGGGATCGTCGTGTGAAACGGCTCACATCCGATCGCAGCAGGCGGGTGTAGCCTACCGCCGATTCAATTTTTAGTTCCGACGCGATCGATCGTCAGGGGGTCATCATGCACGGCGATCTGGTAAACCGGCCTTGGCAACGCGTCGGCACACCCTTTTATCAGAGGGTGGCCACGGCACCCGCCCCGCCAGCACCGCTGGCGCCGGCGATAAACGCGCCCCGAAGGGAGCCCGAGCTTGACGACCGAGAACTGCCTCCCGTTGCAGATCAGTCGAAGTTCGACGATCAGCCTAACACACTGCTTCGGCTGTTCCGTTCCAGACACGTCAAGGATCTCCGATGGATCGCACTGATCGCCATTGCCTTAATCGGCATTGTCATTTGGCAGTTGATCCATCCGTCGACCGACAAGACCCTGGATAGCTTTTTGAGCGTCGCCGGCCCCGCGTTCGCCGCCGTCGGCGCTGTATGCGCCTGGTGCTACCGAACAGGAAACGCAAGGCTCGGCGTGGTCGACTTGTTCGGTTGCGAAATCAGTACGCTCTGCCGGGTCGTCGCGGTCTCGAACACGATCAGCCGATTGGTCGACAAGTTCGGCAAGGCCCCCGCAGCAGCACCCGTCGATGCAAATCCTCCAGGTGCCGACCATTTCACCTCCCAGGAAAATTATTTTCCGGTGTTCGAGAACAACACGCAGGACCTGCAGGTGCTGCACGCCAGGGTCGTGATGAGCATCACGGCCTTTTACACCTACATGAAAGCGGTGCGTGACACCATGCGGCAACTCGCCGATACACCGTTGCCGTGCCGCAATCACGCGGTACGTAACGTCCTCTTCATGATGTTCCTCAGCCTGGAGAGCGCGCGTGAGGCGATCGAGGACCTGTTCGAGTACGAACCGGACCGGACGGTGCGCATTATCGAGATTCTGATCGGCGAGTTGCAGGCGTATGACTTCCTGCGAAAGAACCTTCTCGACGATCCGGTGCGTCACGACCTCATCATGATGCGCGAATCCGATTACCGAGTTCTGGTGCCGGAACTTAAAACCCGAGTCGAAGATCCATCTCACGCATCGCCCCGGGCTTGGCAATGGAAGCGGGCCGAGCGGCTCCTACCCAAATTGGAGGCACGATTCGAAGCCGCGATGTCCGTAGCATAAACGCCGCCGCGACTCTAAATCGCCGTCATGTCCGACCGACGCCGTCGATTACAAATCTCGTCACGGCGCGCGCCGTGACGAGATTTCTTCCGTGGCGGTCAAGGTGTCTTCCGATTGGGTTGCGGTTTCCATCCGTCGCCCGAGGCCAGCACGCAGGCCGGCCCGGTCGGCGCGTCCACGAGTAACGCCCAATCTCCCTTGGGTGAGACATAAAGCTCGAGGACCCGCCCCGTCGTCGTGACGCCGGAGCCGACTTTTGTCTCGTCAAAATCGTATTTCAGCGTGGCAATCATGGCGTCCCGATCGCTGCAGGGCAGATGCATGACATCCTCCTGCTGCGGTGCTGCCGAGGTCGTGAAGAGGCCGGCAACCAGACTTCCAACAACAAAGTACCCAATCCTTTTGAGCATGGTGCGCCTTTTGTGTCTCATTGGCTTCTGTCCTTGACGACAATGGAACATGGAACCCTCACCGCTTACTTGGCGCCGAGCCGGTGGACGCCGTCCCAGTCGGCGGGCGGTGGCCGTCGGCGGAAATGGGTCACGCGTTCGATATACGCGGCGCTCGGTCCGTCCTGCGGGGCCAAACGGCGGCAGGCTTCGAACTCATTCTGCGCAGCGTCCCAATCCTGCCGGCGATAAGCGTCGAGGCCCCTGGCGAAGGCCGCGCAAAGTTCGCGGCCCAACTCATCGAGACCACCGGCCTCGCCCATCAGTTCATAGATGCGAATCGCTTCGCTCTTGCCGGCTAGCAGTACGACGTCGAGTTCGCGCGCGTCAACGGCATGTCGGACAAGTCGGTAAGTCTCTTCCGACATGATGATCGACGTGCCGTAGACCTTATTCGCGCCTTCAAGGCGCGAACAGAGATTGACGGTGTCGCCAATCGCCGTATAGGAGCGCGCATTGGGACTGCCGATCGTGCCGACCACCACTTCGCCTGTCGCGATGCCCATCCGCACCACGATGTCGGGCGCGTTCTGGCGGAGACCGGTGAGATCGGCGAGCTGTGCACGCACGTCCGCGATGGCCTTGATCTGGGCAAGGGCCGCCTTGCAGCCATCGAGTGCGTGCTCGTCGCCAGGCGAGAATGGCGCACACCAGAATGCCATCACCGCGTCGCCGATATACTTGTCGACGATTCCATTATGCCGGCGAATCTCTCCAGTCACTGCGCTGAAATAGGCATTGAGCAGCTTTACAGTAGCCCCCGATGTAAGCTGCTCACCGATTGCGCTGAAATCCTTGATGTCGGAAAAGAAAACCGTGACGACCTTGCGTTCGGCCTGATCCGCGAGGCCGTCGGCACCGCCCGCCGCGATCAGTCGGGCAACGATGCGCGGGTCGATGAATTTGCCGAATGTGTCCTTGATCCGCTCACGCTCGCGCAGTTCGGCGATCATGTGGTTGAAGGCACGGGCAAGCTCGCCGACCTCGTCCTGCGTGACGACCGGCACGGTGATATCGATATTTCCCGCCTCGATCGCCCGCGTGCTGACCAGGAGCTTGCGCAGTGCCGCGACGACTTGCTTCGAGCCAAAACCGCTGATGCCCAGCCCTAGGGCCGCGGCGACGACGAACAGGATAAAGCTGAGCACTGCAGCATCGTGTTCGCTGGCATAGATGCTGGCCGTCGCCTTTTCCGTGAGAGCGGCGACTTCATGCCGCATCTGCGCAAGATCCGGGCCGAAGGCGTCCTCGTACTTGGTGAAATTGAGCGCCACATTGCGTGCCTTCTCCGATTGGCCGGCGACGAGTGCGTCCGTCACCGCCTTGCCGACGGCGATGAAGGGAGCCACTTGGCGGCTGATCAGCGGCAAGGCGCCTTGAACCTGCGCCAGCACCTCGAGTTGATCGGGGTTGTCTTGTTCGTGGGCCGTCGCGGCATCGAGTTCGGCACTCAGCTTCTCGAAGCCGGCCTGGATGCGGGCGCCGACTTGTCCGATTTTGGATGCTGCATCTTTAAGCTCCTCCGGCGACCGATCCGGCTGGCGGAGCAGCCGGTCGACTCGCAACTCGTACTCGTCGGTCAGCACATCCAGGTCGGCAAGGAGGGCGCGCAGGGGCTGGTAGTGTTGGACGATCGCCTCGAGCCTGTGGGCGGTATGCGCCTGCTCGATCGACAGCGCGCCGACCAGGGCGCCGAACAGCAACAGCAGAACTCCGGCGAGCACGAAGAACTTGGCGCGAATGCTCATGGCGGCCCTCGAATCGCAACATTCTACCAACCGCCCCGGATCCTATGGCCCGTTGCGCGGTCAGGCTGTTAAGCTAGTCGGACCTGGCCCCAGAGGCGAGACTGCATTTCGCGAGGCCGCGATTCGCAACGGGCGTTGCGGGCGATCCGAATCCATGCCTATTCTCATTAACCGGCGGGAAATCGCGCCGAGGACCCTGGATATCAGGCTCAGTCGGGCATCGCCATGTCGCATATGGAATATTTCTTCCTCGCCGTCGTCATCGTGGCTTTTCTTGCGCTCGCCGGCAGCCTTGCCATCGTGAGCGAGCTTGAGGCGAAGCATCACGCGTTACGCGAAGGCAACAGATAGCGAAGGCAAGTGGCGTAATGGCGCGCCAATTCGCTCGTTCCGCCTAATGGGCCATGAGCGGGCGGGCGGACTCCGTGGCTTGCAGCAGCTCGAACTGGGATCGCTCGAACGCATCGCGTTCGCGCTGTTGGGCGAGGTGGTCCTGCACGCATTTGTCGTGCTCGGGCGAGCCGGGTGCGAGCCCTTGTTCCGTACAGGCCGCGGCGAATTGCTTGGCGTAGTCCGGCCCCGGCGAACAGGCGGCAAGCCCGACGAGAAAAAGCCCGATTATTGCAGCGGCCGTCACACGAGACGGTTTTGCCAAGCAGCACCTCACCGCCGAACGGTTCGAAGGCGATCGAGTCTCAGGCGGTGGCGGTAATCGGTCAAGCGATATGCGCCAAGCATAACGGCGGCGAGCGAGCCGATTACTGTTCGCCTTGGTCGCTTACGCCAGCATTAATACGTTTCCGAATATTTTCGATCGACGTCAAAATGTCGATGTCGCCGAGCCCTCAAAATAGCTAGCGAACCGCACGCCCCGCGCCGATGCAACTCAGACGCCCTACTCCGGCAACGATGGCCGTTAGCTATCGCCGGATATTCGCCCTGCTGATTGTTTGACGAGGGCAATAGAGCGACAGCCTTGATGTTTCAATTAACCTCATTATAACAATCACCTGCTAATATGAATGCATGATTTTTCAATGAAATATCTTGCAAAAGTGGCCGCTCTCCCCTAAATCCTCAGGCATGACGATGTTAGAAGCGCTCAAGAACCATCTTAGGCCGGGCCAAGTCTATCGACGTGAAGACCTGACGCGCTGGTCGAATGCTGTCGATCGTCACCTCAAGCAGCTGACAACCGATGGAACGCTGACCAAGCTCGCGGGGGGTCTCTACGCCTACCCGAAAGAGACGGCTTTCGGGAAAGCGCCAGCCGAAGATGACAAGCTGGTCGAAACGTTCCTCAGGGATCGCCGATTCCTGATCGCGTCCCCCAACGCCTACAATAGCCTCGGGGTCGGAACGACGCAGCTTTACGACAAAACGGTCGTCTACAATCACAAGCGACACGGACTCTTCTCGCTTGGCGGACGGACGTTTGACTTCCGCGTCAAGCCGTCCTTCCCCAAGACGCTGAGCCCGGAATTCCTGTTGGTCGATCTCGTAAACAATGTCGATCGGCTGGCTGAAAACAAGAGCGCAGTGCTCGCGCGCGTGAAGCAGCGCGCTTCGACCTACAACGCGTCCCGGCTGCAACGCGCCGCGCGCGACTATGGCAGTGTGCGCGCGAAGAAGTTCTTCGCCGAAGCCCTCAAGACGGACATGGCGACCCATGTCCGCTGATTTTCTTCACAACCACACTGAATTTCCCGAGCTGATCCGCATCGTCGCCCAGCAAAAAGGGATCGATCCAGCCCTCGTCGAAAAAGACTATTGGATCACGCACTGCCTCTATGGCCTGCAGCAGTTGGGTTTCACCTTCGAACTCAAAGGCGGCACATCGCTTTCCAAGGGATTTCAGATTATCAACCGGTTCTCGGAAGACATTGATATCCGCATCGAGCCGCCCAACGATCGACACGTCAAGACGGGACCCAATCAGGATAAGCCTGCACACATCCAAAGCCGCCGGGACTTCTACGACTGGCTCGCCCAGACAATACGTATTGACGGCATTGACAAGGTCGAGCGCGACACGGCCTTCGACAACAGGACGCTCATGAGCGCCGGCATCCGGCTCTATTACCGAACACACGCCAATGCCCTACTAGGTCTCAGGCCCGGTGTCCTGCTTGAAGTCGGCTTCGACGACGTAACTCCGAATAGCAAGAAAGATATCAGCTCGTGGCTTTATGACCACGCCGTTGGCAAGGTGAACATCATCGGCAACCGCGCCAAAGGCGTCGCATGTTACGATCTGGGCTATACCTTCGTCGAGAAGCTCCAGACCATCTCGACCAAATTCAGGAAGCAGCAGGCAAATAAGGACAGCCCGATCGAGTTCATGAGACATTATTACGATGTCTATGCGCTGCTTCAACGAAAGGAGGTCCAGGCGTTCATCGGCACCGACGACTACCAGTCGCACAAAGCCAAACGCTTCCGGGGCGGCGACAATCCCATCATCGCCCACAACCAAGCCTTCATTCAGACTGACCTCGACACGCGCAAGGCCTACACCCTAGCGTTTGCCGAAAGCGCGGCGCTTTACTACGGCACCAAACCGACGTTCGACCAGGTCCTCGAAGAGATCGGCAAATGGATCGACCGGCTATGAGTAAAGTTCGTCGCCAATTCCCGGTCCAGATAAACGAGACGGCACCGGCGCTGCCACTTCCAAAACCGCCCAACGGTGACTCCGGTAAGAAGTTTCTATGGAGCCGCTGCTAAGGCTGTCGCAAGCCCGACGAGAAAAAGCCCGATTATTGCAGCGGCCGTCACACGAGACGGTTTTGCCAAGCGGCACCTCACCGCCGAACGGTTCGAAGGCGATCGAGTCTCAGGCGGTGGCGGTAATCGGTCAAGCGATATGCGCCAAGCATAACGGCGGCGAGCGAGCCGATCGCGGTCGCCCCGGCGATCAGAAACATGATCAGGAGCTGGTACTTGACTGCCTGTTCCGGCGGAACGCCCGACAGTATTTGACCTGTCATCATGCCGGGGAGCGATACGAGCCCGGTTGCCGACATCGAATTGATGATCGGCATCATGCCGCTTCGCAGCGCACCCCGCGTAACCGTGCCCAACGCCTCCCAACGTGTCGCACCCAAGGCCAAACGCGCCTCGACCGCGTTGCGTTCGCGCGCCGCGCCGACCGTCAAGGTATTGAGCCCGAGGCTGATGCCGTTCATGGTGTTTCCGAGAATCATGCCCAGCATGGGGATTGCGAAGCGCGGATCGTACCACGGCTCCGGCCGCACCGCGGTTGTAAGCGCCAAGATCGTGACGAGCGCCCCAGCGATCATCATGGTGCTCGTGCCGAGCCCATAGCTCCACCAGCCGGTGAATGGACGTTCCTGACGCGCGATCGCCTCGCGTCCGGCGAAGCCGATCATGACAAGGGCGGCGAGCAACGTCCAGAACAGCGACATTGCGTCGAACAGGACATGGAGGACCAGACCGACCAGGATCAACTGAACCAACATACGCACCGTGGCGATCGCAAGCTGGCGCTCGAGCCCGAGGGCGAACCACAACGACAGAAGCCCGTTGACGACCACCAGGATCGCCGCGATCGCAACGTCGCCATAGCCGAGGGGGATGTAATTCACGGACCCGGTTCCCACACCTGTCCCGCCTCGACGCGCAGCCGGCGTGAACTGAGCCGTTCGGCTTGCGCCGCGTCGTGACTGACCATGAGGATGGCCGTGCCCCGCGCGAGTTCGGAGCGCAGATGCCCTTCCACGGCCGCGGTGGCGTCCGGATCGAGCCCTGACGTTGGCTCATCCAGCAGCAATGCGCGCGGCGTCAGACTTAGGGCGCGCAAAAGTGCGAGGCGCTGTCGCTCTCCCGTCGAGAGGCGGCTGACTGGCCAATCGAAGCATTCGGCCGGCATACCGACGGACGGCGCCAGTGCCGCGGCGCGCGTGCGGTCGGCAAAATGCTCACCCACGATGTCGGCCCACCACCCACTTTCCGCGGCAACATAAACCACGCGCCGACGCCACGCAGGTGCTGGCGATGCGTCGCGCCGTTCGCCATCGAGTTCGATCTCGCCGTCATTGGGATCGAGGTCGGCGATCGCGCGAAGGAGAAGCGATTTGCCGGCACCCGAAGGGCCGGTCACGACAACAAGCTCGCCATCGGCGACGACAAACGGCTGGACGGAAAGATGCGGATGGGAAAGGCGCCTGACGTCGAGCGAAGTAGCCTCCCTCATGTGGCGAAATTCGGAATAGCCACAGTCGTTCGAATCGAGCCGAAGGCTGCCATATCGACTTTGGCCGTGTCGATTGTTTTTTCCCGTCGCACCATCGGGCGATCGCCCAGCGCTCAACCAACCGACGATCTTCGGTCCGCCGCGCGAAATAATTCGACCAAACGGCGTTGGCGGTCGGCGGCCGTACTGACTTAGATCAATGCATGTGCGGACGCGATCGAGCGTGATGACTTTGCGGACCGGTCGCTCATTCGAGCCCAGTCAGGCGGTCGTCGTCCGGTCCCACCGCGGCACGGGGCACGGAACGGGACGACAAGTTCTTCGGCGATCGACGGGACGGGTGAGATGATCGAGTCCATTTTGCGTGCGGCAGCAACGTTACTTGCGTTGGCCCTCCTGATTCCGGCTGGGTCTCTCCGTGCCGCCGATCAAAACGCGTTGACGATGCCGCAAGAGAACATGGCGGTTCATGGGCGCGCGGATGCCAATTTCACATTGAGGACCGGCATCGCCGACGGCAAGATGGTCTTCATCGGTCGCGGCGGCGCCATCGACGGCAAGGTCAATCCCGATCTCGTCGTTCATGAGGGCGACGAGGTCCAAGTTACCCTGATCAATGGCGAAGGGGCCGAGCACGACATCGTTTTTCCGGATTTCCACGCATCGTCGCCACATGTGACCGGCCGCAACGCCAGTGTCACGATCTCTTTTCACGTCGGCAGCGCGGGTTCGTTCGAATATTTCTGCGATCTCCCCGGCCATCGCGACGCGGGCATGGAGGGTCGCGTCAAGGTGGAGCTTGCGCCCACGACGGCAGCACCTCCCGAAGGTGTAAGCATCGCTCGCGATCCAACGGACATTCCACCGCCGATCGGCGATCGCGCACCCACATCCGTGCGCGTCGACCTCGAAGCGGTGGAGCGGATCGGACGGCTGGATACGGGCACGACCTTCAACTTCTGGACCTTCAATGGCAAGGTTCCCGGCCCCATGCTGCGCATTCGCGTGGGCGATACCATCGAATTGCACCTGAAGAACAACAAGGACGACATGCTCTCGCACTCGATCGATTTGCATGCGGTCAACGGCACTGGCGGCGGTGCCGCACTGACGGCGGTCGATCCCGGCGATGAAAAGGGATTCATATTCAAGGCGCTCACACCTGGCCTCTTCGTCTATCACTGCGCCACGCCGATGGTGGCAAACCATATTTCAAACGGCATGTATGGATTGATTCTGGTCGAACCACCCGGCGGATTGCCCAAGGTCGACCACGAGTTCTACATCATGCAAGGGGAACTCTATACGAACGCCCCGATCGGGAGTGCCGGCCTCCAGGAGATGAACATCGACAAGTTGCTCGAGGAACGACCCGACTACTTTACCTTCAACGGTGCGGTGGGCGCTTTGACCACCGAACACCCGCTCCATTCCAAGGTCGGCGACACCGTTCGCATCTTCTTCGGCGTCGGCGGTCCCAACTTCACGTCGTCATTCCATGTCATCGGGCAGATCTTCGACCGCGGGTGGGAAGACGGCGCCATCACGAGCACGCCGCTTACGGGTGTTCAGACAATCTCCGTGCCGCCCGGCAGTGCCGCCATGGTCGAGTTTGCGACCAAGGTGCCCGGCAAGTACACGATTGTCGATCATGCATTGTCGCGGCTGGAAAAAGGCCTTGCCGGATCGCTGATCGTCGATGGCGCGGCGCAGCCGGACATTTTTCGCGCCGCACCGCTCGGGGACGGCCAATAGCCGCGACGAGCGCCCGCACGGCAGGCAGACCCGCTCCGCGACAATGACAATGA
It contains:
- a CDS encoding glutathione S-transferase, whose product is MYQLYYYPNFASLAPHMVLEEIGAPFQLIFLDRAKNAQKAPKYLRLNPHGRIPTLVEGDLVLYEAAAICLHLCDRHPSAGLAPEIGSNERAHFYKWLIYLTNTLQAEMMPYYYPDRWAADDAAASSIKRRAEANMGAMLEKIESALMADGPYLLGKRFSAADLYFLMLCGWTIPFERPARSHRAIARLLETVASRAGVKRAYAAQAMTAPFY
- a CDS encoding adenylate/guanylate cyclase domain-containing protein, giving the protein MSIRAKFFVLAGVLLLLFGALVGALSIEQAHTAHRLEAIVQHYQPLRALLADLDVLTDEYELRVDRLLRQPDRSPEELKDAASKIGQVGARIQAGFEKLSAELDAATAHEQDNPDQLEVLAQVQGALPLISRQVAPFIAVGKAVTDALVAGQSEKARNVALNFTKYEDAFGPDLAQMRHEVAALTEKATASIYASEHDAAVLSFILFVVAAALGLGISGFGSKQVVAALRKLLVSTRAIEAGNIDITVPVVTQDEVGELARAFNHMIAELRERERIKDTFGKFIDPRIVARLIAAGGADGLADQAERKVVTVFFSDIKDFSAIGEQLTSGATVKLLNAYFSAVTGEIRRHNGIVDKYIGDAVMAFWCAPFSPGDEHALDGCKAALAQIKAIADVRAQLADLTGLRQNAPDIVVRMGIATGEVVVGTIGSPNARSYTAIGDTVNLCSRLEGANKVYGTSIIMSEETYRLVRHAVDARELDVVLLAGKSEAIRIYELMGEAGGLDELGRELCAAFARGLDAYRRQDWDAAQNEFEACRRLAPQDGPSAAYIERVTHFRRRPPPADWDGVHRLGAK
- a CDS encoding nucleotidyl transferase AbiEii/AbiGii toxin family protein codes for the protein MSADFLHNHTEFPELIRIVAQQKGIDPALVEKDYWITHCLYGLQQLGFTFELKGGTSLSKGFQIINRFSEDIDIRIEPPNDRHVKTGPNQDKPAHIQSRRDFYDWLAQTIRIDGIDKVERDTAFDNRTLMSAGIRLYYRTHANALLGLRPGVLLEVGFDDVTPNSKKDISSWLYDHAVGKVNIIGNRAKGVACYDLGYTFVEKLQTISTKFRKQQANKDSPIEFMRHYYDVYALLQRKEVQAFIGTDDYQSHKAKRFRGGDNPIIAHNQAFIQTDLDTRKAYTLAFAESAALYYGTKPTFDQVLEEIGKWIDRL
- the fetB gene encoding iron export ABC transporter permease subunit FetB encodes the protein MNYIPLGYGDVAIAAILVVVNGLLSLWFALGLERQLAIATVRMLVQLILVGLVLHVLFDAMSLFWTLLAALVMIGFAGREAIARQERPFTGWWSYGLGTSTMMIAGALVTILALTTAVRPEPWYDPRFAIPMLGMILGNTMNGISLGLNTLTVGAARERNAVEARLALGATRWEALGTVTRGALRSGMMPIINSMSATGLVSLPGMMTGQILSGVPPEQAVKYQLLIMFLIAGATAIGSLAAVMLGAYRLTDYRHRLRLDRLRTVRR
- a CDS encoding ATP-binding cassette domain-containing protein; amino-acid sequence: MREATSLDVRRLSHPHLSVQPFVVADGELVVVTGPSGAGKSLLLRAIADLDPNDGEIELDGERRDASPAPAWRRRVVYVAAESGWWADIVGEHFADRTRAAALAPSVGMPAECFDWPVSRLSTGERQRLALLRALSLTPRALLLDEPTSGLDPDATAAVEGHLRSELARGTAILMVSHDAAQAERLSSRRLRVEAGQVWEPGP
- the nirK gene encoding copper-containing nitrite reductase, whose amino-acid sequence is MIESILRAAATLLALALLIPAGSLRAADQNALTMPQENMAVHGRADANFTLRTGIADGKMVFIGRGGAIDGKVNPDLVVHEGDEVQVTLINGEGAEHDIVFPDFHASSPHVTGRNASVTISFHVGSAGSFEYFCDLPGHRDAGMEGRVKVELAPTTAAPPEGVSIARDPTDIPPPIGDRAPTSVRVDLEAVERIGRLDTGTTFNFWTFNGKVPGPMLRIRVGDTIELHLKNNKDDMLSHSIDLHAVNGTGGGAALTAVDPGDEKGFIFKALTPGLFVYHCATPMVANHISNGMYGLILVEPPGGLPKVDHEFYIMQGELYTNAPIGSAGLQEMNIDKLLEERPDYFTFNGAVGALTTEHPLHSKVGDTVRIFFGVGGPNFTSSFHVIGQIFDRGWEDGAITSTPLTGVQTISVPPGSAAMVEFATKVPGKYTIVDHALSRLEKGLAGSLIVDGAAQPDIFRAAPLGDGQ